The Crocinitomicaceae bacterium genome includes a region encoding these proteins:
- a CDS encoding sensor histidine kinase, whose protein sequence is MNLINQIINLGVKPTYEGWETQITRTLNLIGLIAGFNVFISALIFPILGIYGFQTIFIVYSFLSPLIIVINRFAGYRAATHIFYMVSAVLMFFLTAKMGIDSYILVFFFPLILSTILLLGRKETFVHLVISLLYFVFCLIGIVYAFAYDLLKIQFTPELFETLRLYVISLGIFSSIIMVVIITHGNLKRENQIKKMLKEKEILLAEVYHRVKNNMNIVTSLLNLRKNMSESEEVKTALESCRQRVYAMSLVHEKFFKQDNLTGIQFDIYAKELVRAISATFDNKNETVCTLQADSVQLSVDQAIPCGLILNEIITNSFKHGQPLTGRQEINIEITLNKKVVRLSVKDNGQGFDPSTKKFSESSMGIELIHSLCDQLDATCEYKADKGSHFVISFKKNK, encoded by the coding sequence ATGAACCTTATCAATCAAATAATAAATTTAGGTGTGAAGCCAACTTACGAGGGTTGGGAAACGCAAATTACCAGAACTTTAAACCTGATTGGACTCATTGCAGGATTCAATGTATTTATCTCAGCACTTATTTTCCCGATACTGGGGATTTACGGATTCCAAACAATTTTTATTGTATACAGTTTTTTGTCACCGCTGATTATTGTTATTAACCGATTTGCCGGTTATCGTGCAGCCACCCATATATTTTACATGGTGAGTGCTGTACTGATGTTTTTTCTGACGGCCAAAATGGGGATTGACTCTTATATTTTGGTTTTTTTCTTCCCCTTGATTTTAAGTACAATTTTACTTCTTGGTCGCAAAGAAACTTTTGTGCATCTGGTTATTTCTCTCCTCTATTTTGTTTTTTGCCTGATTGGAATAGTATATGCCTTTGCGTATGATTTACTGAAAATACAATTCACGCCTGAATTATTTGAAACACTCAGGTTATATGTGATTAGTCTTGGTATTTTCTCAAGTATTATAATGGTTGTGATTATTACACACGGTAATTTGAAACGTGAAAATCAGATAAAAAAAATGCTGAAAGAAAAAGAAATTTTATTGGCAGAGGTATACCACCGGGTAAAAAACAACATGAATATTGTAACCAGTTTGTTGAATCTACGCAAGAATATGTCAGAGTCAGAAGAAGTAAAAACTGCGCTAGAATCGTGCCGGCAAAGAGTTTATGCAATGTCACTGGTACATGAAAAATTTTTTAAGCAAGATAATCTTACCGGAATACAGTTTGATATTTATGCGAAAGAACTTGTAAGGGCTATCAGCGCAACTTTTGACAATAAAAATGAAACTGTTTGCACTTTGCAGGCTGACTCAGTGCAGTTGAGCGTTGATCAGGCAATACCGTGTGGGTTAATACTGAATGAAATCATTACAAACTCATTTAAACACGGCCAACCTTTAACCGGAAGACAAGAAATAAATATTGAGATCACCTTGAATAAAAAAGTTGTCCGGCTAAGTGTAAAAGACAATGGTCAGGGATTTGATCCATCAACTAAAAAGTTTTCTGAAAGTTCAATGGGCATTGAGTTGATACATTCACTTTGTGACCAGCTTGACGCAACCTGTGAGTATAAAGCTGACAAAGGATCTCATTTTGTCATTAGCTTTAAAAAGAATAAGTGA
- a CDS encoding tetratricopeptide repeat protein — MKTEFQKGLDKVNQKDFNSAIEHFTLAIQSDQSKVEFYAERAVAYLNIEQFDLSMFDMNRCIELEPINSYRYACRAFLKSRMGDHHGAIADYEHAVKLDPDDAISYNNLGLVQEALGYMQQAQKSYEKSNKLVGYNPKRFDEGNKDNSNNKEDNSSEKSPNQTEQPTAPLKSSHVAKSVFTTRAGFKDFFAFIKNGFKIKS, encoded by the coding sequence ATGAAAACTGAATTTCAAAAAGGATTGGATAAAGTTAATCAGAAGGATTTTAATTCAGCCATTGAACATTTTACGCTGGCAATTCAGTCTGATCAAAGCAAAGTTGAGTTTTATGCAGAGCGAGCGGTAGCCTACCTGAATATAGAACAGTTTGATTTGAGTATGTTTGATATGAACAGATGCATTGAATTAGAACCTATCAACAGCTATCGTTATGCTTGTCGGGCATTTTTGAAAAGCCGAATGGGTGATCACCACGGAGCAATTGCTGATTATGAACATGCCGTAAAACTTGACCCTGATGATGCCATTTCATACAATAATTTGGGCTTGGTACAAGAGGCTTTGGGATACATGCAACAAGCTCAAAAAAGCTATGAAAAATCAAACAAACTTGTAGGTTATAATCCCAAAAGATTTGATGAAGGCAACAAAGACAATAGCAATAACAAAGAAGATAACTCGTCTGAAAAATCACCTAACCAGACTGAACAACCCACAGCACCATTAAAATCATCACATGTGGCTAAGTCAGTATTCACTACCCGTGCAGGGTTTAAAGACTTTTTTGCATTCATCAAAAACGGATTCAAAATAAAATCATGA
- a CDS encoding endonuclease III, with protein sequence MTKKEKADFIMTSLEKCYPEVSVPLDHTDPYTLLIAVLLSAQCTDERVNIITPLLFKRANNPYDMIKMSVAEIAEIIRPCGLAPAKSKGIFGLSQILIDKHNGEVPADFDALEALPAVGHKTASVVMSQAFGVPAFPVDTHIHRLLTRWGITNGTSVTHTERDAKNVFPIESWNKLHIQIILYGREFSPARNPKRG encoded by the coding sequence ATGACAAAAAAGGAGAAGGCGGATTTTATCATGACTTCATTGGAAAAATGTTATCCAGAAGTAAGCGTACCGCTTGATCATACAGACCCATACACGTTATTAATCGCCGTGTTATTGTCAGCCCAATGCACTGATGAACGGGTAAATATAATTACTCCCTTGTTATTTAAACGAGCGAATAATCCATACGACATGATAAAAATGTCAGTAGCAGAAATAGCTGAAATCATCAGGCCATGTGGTTTGGCACCGGCAAAATCAAAAGGCATTTTTGGTTTGTCACAAATACTTATTGATAAACACAACGGTGAAGTGCCGGCAGATTTTGATGCTTTGGAAGCCTTACCCGCAGTGGGGCATAAAACAGCATCTGTAGTAATGTCACAGGCGTTTGGCGTTCCGGCTTTTCCGGTTGATACGCATATACATCGGTTATTAACTCGTTGGGGAATAACCAATGGAACATCCGTAACGCATACTGAGCGCGATGCAAAAAATGTTTTCCCTATTGAATCATGGAACAAACTTCATATTCAAATTATTCTTTACGGCAGAGAATTTTCACCGGCGCGAAATCCCAAAAGAGGATAA
- a CDS encoding septum formation initiator family protein: MKKVLIKLKNRYILSTLIALVYVTLLHNTDIYTLIQRNKKVSALSSEIEHRKTEIEQMRKNLNELQDLRSLEKYARETHLFKKDNEDVFIFSFE; this comes from the coding sequence GTGAAAAAGGTGCTGATAAAGCTAAAAAACAGGTATATCCTCTCTACACTGATAGCCTTAGTGTATGTAACCCTTTTGCATAATACAGATATTTACACGCTCATTCAACGCAACAAAAAAGTATCTGCACTCTCTTCAGAAATTGAACACCGCAAAACTGAAATAGAGCAAATGAGAAAAAATTTAAATGAACTCCAAGATTTAAGGTCATTAGAGAAATATGCTCGTGAAACTCACCTCTTCAAAAAAGACAATGAAGATGTTTTTATTTTCTCTTTTGAATAA
- a CDS encoding choice-of-anchor J domain-containing protein, which yields MRNLAALFLLGSVFLNNSFGQNTIFSESFTTGVPTTWYMENQDNLTPVVDTFDQAWISFVTSDDTCVASTSYYNPAGQSSDYLMTPRITLNAYSKLVWSARSYDASFPDDYIVLVSTTDSLSSSFTDTIFVQESESYLWQKRSVQLDIEGYASEDVFIAFKNITTDGYFLLLDDVIVLSSNFASLEDYEASSISLYPNPTAEFIQIQNLPENAEVTCFSAQGEIMFSGNSSSWNVSQLASGVYYIKITSDKGTEVLPFIRE from the coding sequence ATGCGAAATCTTGCTGCTTTATTCTTGTTGGGTTCTGTTTTTCTCAACAATTCATTTGGTCAGAACACTATTTTTAGTGAATCATTCACAACCGGTGTTCCTACCACGTGGTATATGGAAAATCAGGACAATTTAACTCCCGTAGTTGATACATTTGATCAAGCTTGGATAAGTTTTGTTACTTCAGATGACACTTGTGTTGCAAGCACATCGTATTATAATCCGGCGGGACAATCCTCAGATTATTTGATGACCCCACGCATTACCTTAAATGCTTATTCTAAACTAGTGTGGTCAGCGCGCTCGTATGACGCTTCTTTTCCTGATGATTATATTGTTCTTGTGTCAACAACTGATAGTCTCTCAAGTAGTTTTACAGATACCATTTTTGTGCAGGAATCAGAATCATATCTTTGGCAAAAAAGAAGTGTACAATTAGATATAGAAGGTTATGCATCAGAAGATGTTTTTATAGCATTTAAAAATATAACTACGGATGGATATTTTCTTTTATTGGATGATGTCATTGTGCTGAGTTCAAATTTTGCCTCACTTGAAGACTACGAGGCTTCATCTATAAGTTTGTATCCCAATCCAACAGCAGAATTTATTCAAATACAAAATTTGCCTGAAAATGCAGAAGTGACTTGTTTTTCAGCACAGGGTGAGATAATGTTCAGCGGAAACTCATCCTCTTGGAACGTTAGCCAACTTGCTTCAGGTGTATATTATATCAAGATTACATCCGACAAGGGAACTGAAGTTTTGCCATTCATCCGTGAATAA